Proteins from a single region of Natronincola ferrireducens:
- a CDS encoding WG repeat-containing protein yields the protein MKSKHSKLLLVIVMIVLAWMIYMTSIDEYLYKDVSIFFDEGIAIVEIDGLYGFINKNGEILLDLQFEDIYYSSENYIKVKKDGYYGLVNKEGKIILEVVYEEIGPFLSDGLIQVKRNKKYGYIHQDGSIIVEPKYDDGDLYFTEPLAKIKQNGQWGFIDTYGEVIIAPQYKEAYGFSEGLAAVKINDKWGYINELGNLVIEAKYNDFFSFHEDFAAVAIDDQWTYIDKNGNLLTEEKFCTALPFSEGLALVAVEKAGHLRVGYIDKMGKIVIEPIFTTGRHFRNNGAVVQLKNKWGYIDNKGKFLIEPQYDMLEAFYNDLFVMVPNYSDNRWGLVDKKGNVVLEPQFDEIKPFNYDLGIIKLEQKYGLIDNKGNILIEPQFDEIDAYSSPNYLGIKMQDKYGYMDIRGNIIIKPQYEAVGVFQEGLGAVKMNNQWGFVNQENQWVINPQYDEVKGFSNGLSPVKVNGKWGYIDTTGKKVL from the coding sequence ATGAAATCAAAACATAGTAAATTACTGCTAGTAATAGTGATGATTGTTTTAGCATGGATGATATATATGACATCAATAGATGAATATCTCTACAAAGATGTATCTATTTTTTTTGATGAGGGTATAGCAATTGTTGAAATAGATGGGTTATATGGGTTCATTAATAAAAATGGAGAAATTCTATTAGACCTTCAATTTGAAGATATTTACTACTCTTCAGAGAATTATATAAAAGTGAAAAAAGATGGATATTATGGACTTGTTAATAAGGAAGGAAAGATTATCTTAGAAGTAGTTTATGAAGAGATTGGACCTTTCTTATCTGATGGTCTTATTCAAGTAAAGAGAAATAAAAAGTACGGTTATATTCACCAAGATGGTAGCATAATTGTTGAACCTAAATATGATGATGGAGATTTATATTTTACGGAACCACTAGCTAAAATTAAGCAAAATGGACAATGGGGATTTATCGATACATATGGAGAAGTTATTATAGCGCCACAATATAAGGAGGCCTATGGATTCAGTGAAGGATTGGCTGCTGTAAAGATAAATGACAAATGGGGTTACATAAATGAGCTAGGAAATTTAGTTATAGAAGCTAAGTATAATGATTTTTTTAGCTTTCATGAAGATTTTGCTGCTGTAGCTATTGATGATCAATGGACATATATAGATAAAAATGGCAATCTTTTAACAGAGGAAAAGTTTTGTACCGCTCTACCCTTTTCTGAAGGATTAGCTTTAGTAGCAGTTGAGAAAGCAGGTCACCTAAGAGTTGGGTATATAGATAAAATGGGCAAGATTGTAATAGAGCCAATCTTTACAACTGGAAGGCATTTTAGAAATAATGGAGCAGTCGTACAATTGAAAAATAAGTGGGGCTATATTGATAATAAGGGGAAATTCCTCATAGAACCGCAATATGATATGCTAGAAGCCTTTTATAATGACTTGTTTGTTATGGTGCCTAATTACAGTGATAATAGATGGGGTCTAGTGGATAAAAAGGGGAATGTTGTATTAGAGCCACAGTTTGATGAAATAAAGCCTTTCAATTATGATTTAGGGATTATTAAACTGGAACAAAAGTATGGATTAATAGATAATAAAGGCAATATTCTTATAGAGCCCCAGTTCGACGAGATAGATGCATATAGTTCACCAAACTACCTTGGGATTAAAATGCAGGATAAATACGGATATATGGATATAAGAGGCAATATTATTATTAAACCTCAATATGAAGCAGTTGGAGTATTCCAAGAGGGTTTAGGTGCTGTTAAGATGAATAACCAATGGGGCTTTGTAAATCAGGAGAATCAGTGGGTAATTAATCCTCAGTATGATGAGGTCAAAGGGTTTAGTAATGGTCTGTCTCCAGTAAAAGTTAATGGTAAATGGGGATATATAGATACGACAGGGAAAAAAGTATTGTAG
- a CDS encoding L,D-transpeptidase codes for MYRKFIIGVSILLICFMILGTITILYREEVLKNIGTASDKYASEYFGEYVKWEYDMINDNPNYDDLKILIDVAEKRLYLLNGNELIKTYPIASGKASTPSPLGSWKIVNKARWGGGFGTRWMGLNVPWGKF; via the coding sequence GTGTATAGGAAATTTATAATAGGTGTCTCTATACTATTGATATGCTTTATGATTTTAGGAACTATTACAATACTATATAGAGAAGAGGTTTTAAAGAATATAGGGACAGCATCAGATAAATATGCCAGTGAATATTTTGGAGAATATGTAAAATGGGAATATGATATGATTAACGACAATCCAAATTATGATGATTTAAAGATATTAATAGATGTTGCAGAAAAAAGATTATATTTACTAAATGGGAATGAGCTAATAAAAACATACCCTATAGCCAGTGGCAAAGCTAGTACGCCTTCGCCATTAGGATCATGGAAGATTGTCAATAAAGCTAGATGGGGTGGTGGATTTGGTACTAGATGGATGGGTCTGAATGTACCCTGGGGTAAGTTCTAA
- a CDS encoding DUF4177 domain-containing protein — translation MYEYKFVKIELKTTFKGRKPVEDYHKIVEQHATEGWRLVQIFAPPVSGYGVADSFELIFERQNSAGAGAGINELYHW, via the coding sequence ATGTATGAATACAAGTTTGTGAAAATAGAGTTAAAGACGACTTTCAAAGGCAGAAAACCTGTTGAGGATTATCATAAGATAGTTGAACAGCATGCAACAGAAGGCTGGAGATTAGTTCAAATATTTGCTCCTCCTGTATCTGGATATGGGGTAGCAGACTCTTTTGAACTAATATTTGAAAGACAAAATAGTGCTGGTGCTGGTGCGGGTATCAATGAATTGTACCATTGGTGA